From the Sulfuriferula nivalis genome, the window TAACGCCGAATAAAACTCAACTCTTGTTCATAATAGGGGAGCAAGTCGTCCATCATTACTCCTTAAGTGCGTGCATGACGACGTGCTTTGGTGATCGTGTACTGCAAACTGGACGGTTGTAATACTGCATCAAAATTAACGGGTTCTTGTTCCATTTTCAAAACCAGCAAGGCAGCGATAGCAAAATTCAAACGATTGGTAGAGCCATCCTCCAGCTCTAATGATGCGCGCACATTGCGTAATCGCGGTTCATGACGAAGTATGGTTTGCTCTAATGATCGGCAAATATAATTTCTATCATTAGCACTCGACAAACTAAGCCCTGCAAAATCATTTAATCCATAGGTGACGATAGATTTACTACACTCCGGGTAATGACTTAACGTTGTTTCTGACATCACCGAGCGTGTATTGAGTAATGACTCAAGATCCTTGGCAACGACGTCTTTCATCTCTTCGAGACTTAAACGAGTCACTACGCTGTTCGATGTACCTGTACTTCCAGCCATCAATTTGTCAAACAAACCTAGCGTGTAACCCTTCATCATTAGCAATCCAATTAAGCCCTACAAA encodes:
- the tssE gene encoding type VI secretion system baseplate subunit TssE; amino-acid sequence: MMKGYTLGLFDKLMAGSTGTSNSVVTRLSLEEMKDVVAKDLESLLNTRSVMSETTLSHYPECSKSIVTYGLNDFAGLSLSSANDRNYICRSLEQTILRHEPRLRNVRASLELEDGSTNRLNFAIAALLVLKMEQEPVNFDAVLQPSSLQYTITKARRHART